From a single Bacilli bacterium PM5-9 genomic region:
- a CDS encoding DNA repair protein RecN (Recombination protein N) (product_source=KO:K03631; cath_funfam=3.40.50.300; cog=COG0497; ko=KO:K03631; pfam=PF02463; smart=SM00382; superfamily=52540; tigrfam=TIGR00634): MLKQINIQNFAIINQMTIDFRDGLSVITGQTGAGKSIVIDAIEQLLGARASHAMVASNNDYALIEGIFDYDKTIENILNENDFIIDDDYLIINKKIKKDGKSQLKINNRIVTNDLVKQIGKHLVEIHSQDATYLLNEQSSQQNFIDSLFNIDEKKIYVEYLEELNNYRSLSDEYNTLVNKTIDPELLSFYQDQLKDIENSNLSAKEVDELTNQEAYYKDFEKISNQIESAISTLKSNNVIESLNVVNSEINKLSDVNENFTKLAQNIDNIYYNLIDFNEVLNDEYHSLSFDSDEYNIIKEKLFNYQKMIKKYGYSQEEVSKKITDLTEKIDFILNSDSLVLKIEQKIEKSKEKMLSYSKKLTEIRKKYINDIETKIMTHLKDLYLKDAIFKIDLVKTDFTKYGLDKVVFLFSANKGGTLRELSMVASGGELSRLMLALKIVSLNKSKKMYIFDEIDAGVSGEVANAIGLKIAQISKYNDVICITHLPQVAVYAKNHLYIEKSSNEQFTTSNCYYLSEDEKINEIAKMLSGNTVSETALDHAKELINNVSY, from the coding sequence ATGTTAAAACAAATTAATATTCAAAACTTTGCAATAATTAATCAAATGACTATCGATTTTAGAGATGGATTAAGTGTAATAACAGGGCAAACTGGTGCTGGTAAGTCAATTGTAATAGATGCAATTGAACAGCTTTTAGGAGCTCGTGCTTCTCATGCTATGGTTGCTAGTAATAATGATTATGCATTAATTGAAGGTATTTTTGATTATGATAAAACTATAGAAAATATCCTAAATGAAAATGATTTTATTATTGATGATGACTATTTAATAATAAATAAAAAAATAAAAAAAGATGGAAAATCACAGCTAAAAATAAATAATAGAATTGTTACGAATGATTTAGTAAAACAAATTGGAAAACATTTAGTAGAGATACATTCTCAAGATGCTACCTATTTATTAAATGAGCAAAGCTCACAACAAAATTTTATCGATAGTTTATTTAATATAGATGAGAAAAAAATATATGTAGAATATTTAGAAGAATTAAATAATTATCGTAGTTTATCTGATGAATATAATACTTTAGTAAATAAAACTATTGATCCAGAATTATTATCATTTTATCAAGACCAATTAAAAGATATTGAAAATAGTAATCTTAGTGCAAAAGAAGTTGATGAACTAACTAATCAAGAAGCATATTATAAGGATTTTGAAAAAATTTCTAATCAAATTGAAAGTGCAATATCGACTTTAAAATCAAATAATGTTATTGAATCATTAAATGTTGTTAATAGTGAAATTAATAAATTGAGTGATGTTAATGAAAATTTTACTAAACTTGCTCAAAATATTGATAATATATATTATAATTTAATTGATTTTAATGAAGTTCTTAATGATGAATATCATAGTCTTTCTTTTGATAGTGATGAATATAATATTATAAAAGAGAAGTTATTTAATTATCAAAAGATGATAAAAAAATATGGTTATTCTCAAGAGGAAGTTAGTAAAAAAATTACTGATTTAACTGAAAAAATAGATTTTATTCTAAATAGCGATTCATTAGTGTTAAAAATTGAGCAAAAAATAGAAAAGTCAAAAGAAAAAATGCTTAGTTATTCAAAAAAATTAACTGAAATTAGAAAAAAATATATTAATGATATTGAAACAAAAATAATGACTCATTTAAAGGATTTATATTTAAAAGATGCTATATTTAAAATAGATTTAGTGAAAACAGATTTTACAAAATATGGTTTAGATAAGGTAGTATTTCTTTTTAGTGCAAATAAAGGTGGCACATTAAGAGAATTAAGCATGGTTGCAAGTGGTGGTGAGCTGTCAAGATTAATGCTAGCATTGAAAATTGTATCATTAAATAAAAGTAAAAAAATGTATATATTTGATGAAATAGATGCCGGTGTATCAGGAGAAGTAGCAAATGCAATTGGTTTAAAGATTGCACAAATTAGTAAGTATAACGATGTTATTTGCATTACACATTTACCACAAGTAGCTGTATATGCAAAAAATCATCTTTATATTGAAAAATCAAGCAATGAGCAATTTACAACAAGTAATTGTTATTATTTAAGTGAAGATGAAAAAATTAATGAAATCGCTAAAATGTTATCTGGTAATACAGTATCAGAAACAGCATTAGATCATGCAAAGGAGCTTATTAACAATGTCAGTTATTAA
- a CDS encoding 1-deoxy-D-xylulose-5-phosphate synthase (product_source=KO:K01662; cath_funfam=3.40.50.920,3.40.50.970; cog=COG1154; ko=KO:K01662; pfam=PF02779,PF02780,PF13292; superfamily=52518,52922; tigrfam=TIGR00204), protein MDIENIENPIFLDEYNNNELKKLAKDIRKFLVCSIANTGGHLSSNLGVIELTIALHKVFNAPQDKIFFDVGHQSYIHKILTGRAKDFSTLRTYQGLSGYQKISESEYDCFEGGHSSTTISCAVGMAIARDLNNEKYDIVPVIGDGALSGGMAIEALNHLGHLQKKVIVILNDNEMSISKNVGGLNNLLDKMRISMSYNKAKQNYKEIMNKSKVGQVAYNGSKKIKDMVKSTVISNMFVDMGIDYIGPLDGHDFHDLLRGLNKAKASKGPIVVHVLTKKGKGYKYAENDVTGKWHGIGKFDAPSGELLQKKKDNEKSYSQVVADAVYNEMQNNDKIVTITPAMITGSKLEKIFEDFPDRSFDVGIAEQHATMMAAGLALNGMHPFLSIYSTFSQRSYDQFNHDLSRMDLPVVIGLDRAGIVGEDGQTHHGVFDISLYRNLPNFIISAPKDNLEVDALVSLGFKTNHPFIIRYPRGNTLIKTGKIDVEIGKWETIANNKKKVLISYGSHSEELSKIIDKKKCGLIHARFLKPLDTKLLDKLFKNETEIIIYEPDIKGGGFASSILEYANEKKYNTTKVTIISIDDKFVEAGSINVLMKEYNLAYQDIVKKYCSKSR, encoded by the coding sequence TTGGATATCGAAAACATTGAAAATCCAATCTTTTTAGATGAATATAATAATAATGAATTAAAAAAACTTGCTAAGGATATTAGGAAGTTTTTGGTCTGCAGTATTGCAAATACAGGTGGGCATTTATCAAGTAATTTAGGAGTAATTGAATTAACTATCGCATTACATAAAGTATTTAATGCCCCACAAGATAAAATTTTCTTTGATGTAGGACATCAATCATATATTCATAAAATTTTAACTGGTAGAGCTAAAGATTTTTCTACTTTAAGAACATATCAAGGCTTATCAGGATATCAAAAAATATCAGAATCAGAATATGATTGTTTTGAAGGCGGACATAGTTCAACAACAATCTCATGTGCGGTTGGAATGGCCATAGCACGCGATTTAAACAATGAGAAATATGATATAGTACCTGTTATTGGTGATGGTGCTTTATCTGGTGGAATGGCAATAGAGGCATTAAATCATTTAGGACATCTACAAAAGAAAGTGATTGTTATTTTGAATGATAATGAAATGTCAATTTCAAAAAATGTTGGTGGATTAAATAATCTTTTAGATAAAATGAGAATTTCTATGTCATATAATAAAGCAAAACAAAATTATAAGGAAATAATGAATAAAAGTAAAGTTGGACAAGTAGCATATAATGGTTCAAAGAAAATAAAAGATATGGTAAAAAGCACTGTTATTTCAAATATGTTTGTTGATATGGGAATTGATTATATTGGACCTTTAGATGGTCATGATTTTCATGATTTATTAAGAGGATTGAATAAAGCAAAAGCCTCAAAAGGACCAATAGTCGTACACGTTCTTACTAAAAAAGGTAAAGGTTATAAATATGCCGAAAATGATGTAACTGGAAAATGGCATGGAATAGGAAAATTTGATGCGCCAAGTGGAGAATTATTACAAAAAAAGAAAGACAATGAAAAAAGTTATTCTCAAGTGGTAGCAGACGCTGTATATAATGAAATGCAAAATAACGATAAAATTGTTACGATAACACCAGCAATGATTACTGGTTCAAAATTAGAAAAAATATTTGAAGATTTTCCGGATAGAAGCTTTGATGTTGGAATTGCTGAGCAACATGCAACAATGATGGCTGCTGGACTTGCTTTAAATGGAATGCATCCTTTTTTAAGTATCTATTCAACTTTTTCACAAAGATCATACGATCAATTTAATCATGATTTATCAAGAATGGATTTACCAGTAGTAATTGGCTTAGATCGTGCGGGAATTGTTGGTGAAGATGGCCAAACACATCATGGTGTGTTTGATATATCATTATATCGTAATTTACCAAACTTCATTATAAGTGCACCAAAGGACAATTTAGAAGTAGACGCATTAGTTTCTTTAGGTTTTAAAACTAATCATCCATTTATTATTAGATATCCACGCGGTAATACTTTAATAAAAACTGGTAAGATTGACGTTGAAATAGGAAAGTGGGAAACTATTGCAAACAACAAGAAGAAAGTTTTAATAAGTTATGGCTCACATTCTGAAGAGTTATCTAAAATTATTGATAAAAAGAAATGTGGTTTAATTCATGCTCGATTTTTAAAACCATTAGATACAAAATTATTAGATAAATTATTTAAAAATGAAACTGAAATAATTATTTATGAGCCTGATATAAAAGGTGGAGGATTTGCTTCTAGTATTTTAGAATATGCAAATGAAAAAAAATATAATACTACAAAAGTAACAATTATTAGTATTGATGATAAATTTGTTGAAGCAGGTAGTATAAATGTTTTAATGAAAGAGTACAATTTAGCATATCAAGATATAGTTAAAAAATATTGCAGTAAAAGTAGGTGA
- a CDS encoding geranylgeranyl diphosphate synthase type II (product_source=KO:K13789; cath_funfam=1.10.600.10; cog=COG0142; ko=KO:K13789; pfam=PF00348; superfamily=48576), whose product MSNELNIKSYEIEVNNILANMLNENVQKDSKIKASMVYSLLDGGKRIRPILFMMLLEQFNIDYKKYENVICAIEMVHTYSLVHDDLPGMDNDTLRRGKPTTHIKFGEATAILCGDALLTDAFYLLTSMDIDPQLSLKLIRTLSLAAGSNGMIYGQQKDLDATKDMSITDIEHIYYYKTCLLIQASLAMAAIIADKQIDDFMSLGAHLGQAFQIQDDILEQTKTSQEIGKNINSDQKNEKATIVEQIGVEKANLLVESYFDQIEVLLDKLQLSGTKFHLLILEIANRKL is encoded by the coding sequence ATGAGTAATGAATTAAATATTAAAAGTTATGAAATAGAAGTAAATAATATTTTAGCAAATATGTTAAATGAAAACGTTCAAAAGGATTCTAAAATAAAAGCAAGTATGGTGTATAGTTTACTTGATGGTGGTAAAAGAATTAGACCAATTTTATTTATGATGTTATTAGAACAATTCAATATTGATTATAAAAAATATGAGAATGTTATTTGTGCTATTGAAATGGTACATACATATTCATTAGTTCATGATGATTTACCAGGAATGGATAATGATACATTAAGACGAGGAAAACCAACAACTCATATTAAATTTGGTGAAGCAACAGCCATTCTTTGCGGAGATGCTTTATTAACTGATGCATTTTACCTTTTAACAAGTATGGATATTGATCCACAATTATCATTAAAATTAATTAGAACACTATCACTTGCTGCTGGTTCAAATGGAATGATTTATGGCCAACAAAAAGATTTAGATGCTACAAAAGATATGAGCATTACTGATATTGAACATATTTATTACTATAAGACTTGTTTATTAATTCAAGCAAGTTTAGCAATGGCGGCAATAATTGCTGATAAACAAATTGATGACTTCATGAGTCTTGGGGCACACCTTGGGCAAGCTTTCCAAATACAAGATGATATTCTTGAACAAACAAAAACTAGTCAAGAAATTGGTAAAAATATTAATTCAGATCAAAAAAATGAAAAAGCAACTATTGTTGAACAAATTGGTGTTGAAAAAGCTAATTTATTAGTTGAATCTTATTTTGATCAAATTGAAGTATTACTAGATAAATTGCAATTATCAGGTACAAAATTTCATCTGTTAATTTTAGAAATCGCAAATAGAAAATTATAG
- a CDS encoding exodeoxyribonuclease VII small subunit (product_source=KO:K03602; cath_funfam=1.10.287.1040; cog=COG1722; ko=KO:K03602; pfam=PF02609; smart=SM00028; superfamily=116842; tigrfam=TIGR01280) produces MKTNNFEESMKRIEEIISLLEQNELSLDESIKLYQEGIEITTSSYNKLNEIEKQSIKILEESEINKLKGDAKDE; encoded by the coding sequence ATGAAAACAAATAATTTTGAAGAATCAATGAAAAGAATTGAAGAAATAATTTCTTTACTAGAACAAAATGAATTATCATTAGATGAATCAATAAAGTTATATCAAGAGGGAATTGAGATAACAACCTCTTCTTATAATAAGTTAAATGAAATAGAAAAACAATCAATTAAAATATTAGAAGAAAGTGAAATTAATAAATTAAAAGGAGATGCGAAAGATGAGTAA
- a CDS encoding exodeoxyribonuclease VII large subunit (product_source=KO:K03601; cath_funfam=2.40.50.140; cog=COG1570; ko=KO:K03601; pfam=PF02601,PF13742; superfamily=47045,50249,53244; tigrfam=TIGR00237): MKKVSVSDLVKYLKHINEKDSNLFNLSISGELSNVKVYPSKHMYFDLKDDNSKISGIMFAQNTKSLMFKPQDGDKVKVIGSVKVYQNNATFQVIANKIEKDGFGELYVQFEKNKAELKKAGYFLEEHKKAIPIFPNKIAIIAGHNSAALKDVLTTLNSRYKLSQLVVFESAVQGKDAPKKLINTIETINKYQFDVIILARGGGSFEDLNAFNDVSLAMCIFNSKIPIVTGIGHETDYTIADFVSDYRALTPTAAAIKVSPNTSDLNNQLIRYQNNLKTSFENIININYQRLDNDYVLLKSTFNNKIINLKNYLSDKKLKLEKNNIKYKLQRYKQKIYEYQLILSNSLKFELSTKNQILSNNYDKLNKSFENKLKTTKQQLNENIIRLNLLDPNLVISKGYAIVYQDNKLVKDYSLLNKGDDINIIGNKAKINAKVEEVTINENK; encoded by the coding sequence ATGAAAAAAGTAAGTGTTAGCGATTTAGTCAAATATTTAAAGCATATTAATGAAAAAGATAGCAATTTATTTAATCTTAGTATTAGTGGTGAATTAAGTAATGTAAAGGTATATCCTAGTAAACATATGTATTTTGATTTAAAAGATGATAATTCAAAAATAAGTGGAATTATGTTTGCACAAAATACTAAATCTTTAATGTTTAAACCACAAGATGGTGATAAAGTTAAAGTAATTGGAAGTGTTAAAGTATATCAAAACAATGCTACTTTTCAAGTGATTGCTAACAAGATTGAAAAAGATGGTTTTGGTGAATTATATGTTCAATTTGAAAAAAACAAGGCAGAACTGAAAAAGGCAGGTTATTTTTTAGAAGAACATAAAAAAGCAATACCTATTTTTCCAAATAAAATTGCGATTATTGCAGGGCATAATTCAGCTGCTTTAAAAGATGTTTTAACGACATTAAACTCAAGATATAAACTATCACAACTTGTTGTTTTTGAAAGTGCTGTTCAAGGAAAAGATGCACCTAAAAAACTAATTAATACAATTGAAACAATTAATAAGTATCAATTTGATGTTATTATATTAGCTCGTGGTGGTGGTAGTTTTGAAGATTTAAATGCATTTAATGATGTTTCACTTGCAATGTGTATTTTTAACTCAAAAATTCCAATTGTGACTGGTATAGGACATGAAACTGATTATACAATTGCTGATTTTGTAAGCGATTATCGTGCGCTTACACCAACTGCAGCAGCAATTAAAGTTAGTCCAAATACATCTGATTTGAATAATCAACTAATTAGATATCAAAATAACTTAAAAACTTCTTTTGAGAATATTATAAACATTAATTATCAAAGGTTAGATAATGATTATGTTTTGTTGAAGTCTACTTTTAATAATAAAATAATTAATTTAAAGAATTATTTAAGTGATAAAAAATTAAAATTAGAAAAAAATAACATTAAATATAAACTTCAAAGATATAAACAAAAAATTTATGAGTATCAATTAATTTTAAGTAATAGTTTAAAATTTGAATTAAGTACAAAAAATCAAATTCTTAGCAATAACTATGATAAATTAAATAAATCATTTGAAAATAAGCTTAAAACAACAAAACAACAACTTAATGAAAATATTATTAGATTAAATTTACTTGATCCCAATTTAGTTATAAGCAAGGGATATGCTATTGTGTATCAAGATAATAAATTAGTAAAAGATTATTCCTTATTAAATAAGGGTGATGATATTAATATAATTGGTAATAAGGCTAAAATTAATGCTAAAGTTGAAGAGGTGACTATTAATGAAAACAAATAA